From Pseudarthrobacter equi, a single genomic window includes:
- a CDS encoding acyltransferase family protein, whose protein sequence is MSLLGTRKRGQVSKGKPKGATSHFRRDIQGLRAIAVLAVVADHLFHWPSGGFIGVDVFFVISGFLITGLLLREHERTGTISFRGFYERRFKRIMPAAIALLIVTVSASYFLIGVERFRETMWDSVWGLFFVANWRFAAQGTDYFQEGLPPSPVQHFWSLAVEEQFYLVWPWLMLGLLALGVRRFGWGVSQRRAAVTVAITVITLLSFAWAMSESVSNATFAYFSTGSRAWELGVGALIAVVQKGLQIRQVAIRTLLGWVGVAGIVYSLFAVPQSSGFPAPWAALPVLSTALVLLAGIGGEQPYVWPLTNKFSIYIGEISYSLYLWHFPVLVLMVALLPTDQPAYYLVCLVMMFALSIASYHWLETPARNGQWFPKRGSLPESSRYGWKITGLAALSIATATVAGAALVPVKPPIESATFVPTALAATGELPVAQKCLGAASKDPALECPAFLGDSIAPDPAAMSNDTAGAFDCWIDQGAPMKACSYGTDRPGAMKVALLGDSHAAMLLPGLTTQLESANWTLDSYVGWGCQWMATGTGSECNDAMESIQERLTTGPQYDLVLVTGARHKTATDKDWVSRQYAAAWAPVAARGTQIVVIADNPGVAGAALQCVNRLGFSVKDNTCSTANSEAFAVTDPLVKAADLVSDAKLVDMNSIYCDESRCPVVIGNVIAYRDTVGHITGTFSKTLAPYLVKSIAAAIS, encoded by the coding sequence ATGTCTCTACTTGGCACGCGCAAACGCGGGCAGGTATCGAAGGGGAAACCGAAGGGCGCAACGTCGCATTTTCGGCGCGACATTCAGGGACTACGGGCGATAGCCGTTCTCGCCGTGGTTGCTGATCACCTGTTCCACTGGCCATCGGGTGGCTTTATAGGGGTGGACGTCTTCTTCGTGATTTCGGGGTTCCTGATTACGGGCCTGCTGCTGCGCGAGCACGAGCGGACGGGGACCATCTCATTCCGCGGCTTTTATGAGCGCCGGTTCAAGAGGATCATGCCTGCCGCTATCGCCCTACTCATAGTGACGGTGTCCGCCTCATACTTCCTTATCGGCGTTGAGCGCTTCCGGGAAACCATGTGGGATTCCGTGTGGGGCCTATTTTTCGTGGCGAACTGGCGCTTTGCCGCGCAGGGAACCGACTACTTCCAAGAAGGGCTGCCGCCTTCGCCGGTGCAGCACTTCTGGTCGCTGGCAGTCGAGGAACAGTTCTACCTCGTGTGGCCGTGGCTGATGCTGGGACTTCTTGCCCTGGGCGTCCGGCGCTTCGGATGGGGAGTATCACAACGGAGGGCTGCCGTGACAGTGGCCATCACCGTCATTACGCTACTCTCCTTCGCTTGGGCGATGAGTGAGTCCGTAAGCAACGCGACCTTTGCCTACTTCTCGACGGGCTCCCGCGCATGGGAACTGGGGGTCGGTGCTCTAATCGCGGTTGTTCAGAAGGGGCTTCAGATTCGGCAAGTTGCAATCCGAACCCTTCTCGGGTGGGTCGGCGTTGCCGGTATCGTTTACTCGCTTTTCGCCGTACCGCAGTCGTCGGGCTTTCCCGCACCTTGGGCGGCGCTTCCAGTCTTATCGACGGCCTTGGTTCTCCTAGCGGGCATCGGCGGTGAGCAGCCTTACGTCTGGCCGCTGACCAACAAGTTCAGCATTTACATCGGGGAGATTTCTTACTCGCTGTACCTTTGGCACTTTCCAGTACTTGTGCTCATGGTTGCCCTTCTTCCAACTGACCAGCCTGCGTATTACCTAGTCTGCCTCGTCATGATGTTCGCACTGTCCATAGCCTCTTACCACTGGCTGGAAACGCCGGCCCGAAACGGCCAGTGGTTCCCGAAGCGTGGCAGCCTTCCTGAATCATCTCGGTATGGATGGAAAATTACAGGCCTGGCGGCCTTGAGTATCGCGACGGCCACTGTCGCCGGGGCAGCTCTCGTTCCGGTCAAGCCACCGATTGAGTCGGCCACCTTCGTTCCCACCGCCTTGGCTGCAACCGGGGAGCTTCCGGTCGCTCAGAAGTGTCTCGGTGCAGCTTCCAAGGACCCTGCACTCGAATGCCCTGCTTTTTTGGGTGATTCCATAGCCCCTGACCCAGCGGCGATGTCGAACGACACTGCTGGCGCATTCGACTGCTGGATTGACCAGGGCGCCCCCATGAAAGCGTGCTCCTACGGCACTGACCGGCCGGGTGCCATGAAGGTCGCCCTTCTTGGTGACAGCCACGCTGCAATGCTCTTGCCCGGCCTTACGACCCAGTTGGAATCGGCTAACTGGACGCTAGACAGCTACGTCGGCTGGGGATGCCAGTGGATGGCAACAGGAACCGGCAGTGAATGCAATGACGCTATGGAGTCAATCCAGGAGCGGCTGACTACGGGGCCGCAGTACGACTTGGTACTCGTGACCGGGGCGCGCCACAAAACGGCAACCGATAAGGATTGGGTATCCAGGCAGTACGCTGCCGCGTGGGCGCCTGTGGCGGCTCGCGGCACACAGATTGTCGTTATCGCAGACAACCCTGGGGTCGCGGGCGCCGCACTACAGTGCGTGAATCGGCTGGGCTTCTCAGTCAAAGACAACACATGCTCCACGGCGAACTCCGAGGCATTCGCCGTAACGGACCCGTTGGTGAAAGCTGCGGACCTGGTCTCGGACGCGAAGCTCGTGGACATGAACTCCATCTACTGCGATGAGTCCAGGTGCCCGGTAGTGATCGGAAACGTGATCGCCTACCGGGACACCGTTGGCCACATCACCGGAACCTTCAGCAAGACGTTGGCACCCTACTTGGTGAAGTCAATCGCCGCTGCTATCAGCTGA